From one Dermacentor variabilis isolate Ectoservices chromosome 3, ASM5094787v1, whole genome shotgun sequence genomic stretch:
- the mRpL50 gene encoding mitochondrial ribosomal protein L50 has protein sequence MAAFIRRSRCVLPSNLFKGKAELSTSCAVCTARRFKKVIPVREDENGLPSKAMARSALNSLSDRGFCKPMKPYKPVENVEDKVKAIYEDVLGQKADSAWLQAPITEPLLKFRLLTKCISEFGHDIPSSELLNVKCVDDIVEYFSTPVEGLSPYESLVQRKDHLPENLHVIPNYVRFHPETDTFFGGVNAYPGTSTIVTGLKAKKKYKGYTSSPTWPYITTST, from the exons ATGGCAGCCTTCATACGAAGGTCACGTTGTGTATTGCCAAGCAATTTATTTAAAGGAAAG GCTGAACTTTCGACGTCATGTGCCGTATGCACCGCAAGAAGGTTCAAAAAGGTGATTCCTGTAAGAGAAGACGAGAACGGGCTGCCATCAAAAGCGATGGCTCGTTCAGCGTTGAATTCACTGAGCGATCGGGG GTTCTGTAAGCCTATGAAGCCGTACAAGCCAGTCGAGAATGTTGAGGACAAAGTCAAGGCCATATACGAAGACGTGCTTGGACAAAAAGCCGACAGCGCATGGCTGCAGGCACCCATCACAGAGCCCCTGCTTAAGTTTAGG TTGCTGACAAAGTGCATCAGTGAATTCGGCCACGACATCCCAAGCTCCGAGCTGCTGAATGTGAAGTGTGTTGATGACATAGTGGAGTACTTCTCCACACCTGTTGAAGGACTGTCGCCTTACGAATCCCTCGTCCAGCGGAAGGATCATCTGCCTGAGAACCTCCATGTCATACCGAACTATGTTCGCTTTCACCCCGAGACAGACACTTTCTTTGGGGGTGTAAATGCCTATCCAGGAACATCAACCATTGTCACAGGCCTCAAAGCCAAGAAAAAATACAAAGGATACACTTCGAGCCCAACGTGGCCATACATAACCACTAgcacctaa